Proteins from one candidate division KSB1 bacterium genomic window:
- a CDS encoding CRISPR-associated endonuclease Cas6, with translation MMVAPVIPYLRWELLPAAPGPFQAHQLRGAIANLYREWSIMHQHHGRQYLYRHPLVQYKVIDGLPMVVGLGVGAELLAALDPPRRLLLGTRMVEFSEVRLVSDIYEPDFSTLHRFYFATPWLALNEDNYDRYREHELHERHQAIRELLERILIGNILSFAKGLGLSILSRLQASIAQWYAEPVRAKQRQSGLLAGFAASGEVTFSAPAFWGFGKQSSRGNGVMMTAKAE, from the coding sequence ATGATGGTCGCCCCCGTGATTCCCTACTTGCGCTGGGAACTGCTGCCCGCCGCGCCCGGACCCTTTCAGGCGCATCAGCTTCGTGGCGCCATTGCCAATCTCTACCGCGAATGGTCGATCATGCACCAGCACCATGGCCGCCAGTATCTTTACCGGCACCCGCTGGTGCAATACAAAGTCATCGACGGTCTGCCCATGGTCGTCGGCCTGGGCGTGGGCGCGGAACTGCTGGCTGCTTTGGACCCGCCCCGCCGACTGTTGCTGGGCACGCGGATGGTGGAATTCAGCGAGGTCCGTCTGGTTTCCGACATCTATGAGCCGGATTTCAGCACGCTGCACCGTTTTTACTTTGCCACGCCCTGGCTGGCACTGAATGAGGACAATTACGACCGCTATCGCGAGCATGAGCTGCATGAGCGCCACCAGGCCATTCGCGAGCTGCTCGAGCGCATTCTCATCGGCAACATTCTGAGCTTTGCCAAGGGCCTGGGGCTGAGCATCCTGTCCCGGCTGCAGGCCAGCATTGCGCAATGGTATGCCGAGCCGGTGCGCGCCAAACAACGGCAGAGCGGCCTGCTGGCCGGCTTTGCCGCCAGCGGCGAAGTCACCTTTTCCGCCCCGGCGTTTTGGGGCTTCGGCAAACAATCGAGCCGGGGCAATGGGGTGATGATGACCGCGAAAGCGGAGTGA
- the cas7i gene encoding type I-B CRISPR-associated protein Cas7/Cst2/DevR: MKSASKPNCLTITWLAEASLASFNAGDKEADNLVSLKKITRQNGQYVYISGQAVRRALRDRLEDMGEKLSLVHVEEGQDSKQTAHTQGKPAEFIDDDLFGFMIARKGQAESANKRTAPVRVAPMMSLTPWQGETDFGANFSKMDVDGKPNLFETEIDGGYYRGTVLVELDRIGCDEGYDKPDAPTKRVDRVQKLLKATRDLWLSGRQSRFLGDLTPKIVAAALMTAKVPLFLEAIFISSDGKLNLNGLAEAALDRKDIIVAKTFGGTEKYRPLIPPECEPVTIGEAFEKMSGWITTKLFE; the protein is encoded by the coding sequence ATGAAATCCGCCTCAAAACCCAATTGCCTGACCATCACCTGGCTCGCTGAAGCCAGTCTCGCCTCCTTCAATGCCGGCGACAAGGAAGCCGACAATTTGGTAAGTTTGAAGAAAATCACCCGCCAGAACGGCCAGTACGTCTACATCTCCGGCCAGGCCGTGCGCCGCGCTTTGCGTGATCGCCTGGAGGACATGGGCGAAAAATTGAGCCTGGTGCACGTGGAAGAGGGCCAGGACTCCAAACAAACCGCGCACACCCAGGGCAAACCGGCCGAGTTCATTGATGACGATCTCTTCGGTTTCATGATCGCCCGCAAAGGCCAGGCGGAGAGCGCCAACAAACGCACCGCGCCGGTACGCGTCGCGCCCATGATGAGCCTCACCCCCTGGCAGGGTGAAACCGATTTCGGCGCCAATTTTTCCAAAATGGACGTGGACGGCAAACCCAATTTGTTTGAAACCGAAATCGACGGCGGCTATTATCGCGGCACCGTCCTCGTCGAACTGGACCGCATCGGCTGCGACGAGGGTTATGACAAACCGGATGCGCCGACCAAGCGCGTCGACCGCGTGCAAAAGTTGTTGAAAGCCACGCGCGACCTTTGGCTCTCCGGCCGGCAAAGCCGTTTCCTGGGCGACCTCACCCCAAAGATCGTCGCCGCGGCGCTGATGACCGCCAAAGTGCCGCTCTTTCTCGAAGCAATTTTCATCAGCAGCGACGGCAAGCTCAATCTCAACGGCTTGGCCGAGGCTGCGCTGGACCGCAAGGACATTATCGTGGCCAAAACTTTTGGCGGCACGGAAAAATACCGTCCCCTGATTCCACCGGAATGCGAGCCGGTAACCATTGGCGAAGCTTTTGAGAAAATGTCCGGCTGGATCACGACAAAATTGTTCGAGTAA
- a CDS encoding CRISPR-associated protein Cas5, which produces MPVIIDLTAPLACFRIPLHHNYHRSFPLPPPTTVLGMLGAAMGLDEAGIDRWLRLTRPKLGIGGKHNGGGKELMTVRKVSAGGKIKAGEFSTILLRELRVDLTCRIVVQCAMAEQDQALCEAVNAPRYPISAGPADLLATMRAGLVAQLPLQPSNRLHHCLAPGSLWGKAKIEAEALKNTSLLETVAGPNSWNLPLAWQIGKKGERLPAVFAPFTFLTTGVKLQEPIPCVQTTLGPSGETLALPWLGPFDKWLIA; this is translated from the coding sequence ATGCCTGTTATCATCGATCTCACCGCCCCCCTGGCGTGCTTCCGCATTCCATTGCATCACAATTATCACCGCAGCTTCCCACTGCCGCCACCGACCACGGTGCTCGGCATGCTGGGCGCCGCCATGGGGTTGGACGAAGCCGGCATCGATCGTTGGCTGCGGCTGACCCGGCCCAAGCTCGGCATCGGTGGCAAACACAACGGCGGCGGCAAGGAGCTGATGACCGTCCGCAAGGTAAGTGCCGGCGGCAAGATCAAGGCCGGCGAATTTTCCACCATTTTGCTGCGCGAATTGCGCGTCGATCTCACCTGCCGCATCGTCGTGCAATGCGCCATGGCGGAACAGGACCAGGCCTTGTGTGAAGCCGTCAATGCACCGCGCTACCCGATTTCTGCCGGCCCGGCCGATCTGCTTGCCACAATGCGCGCCGGCCTTGTCGCGCAACTGCCGCTGCAACCCAGCAATCGGCTGCATCATTGCCTCGCGCCCGGCTCGCTCTGGGGCAAAGCCAAGATCGAAGCCGAGGCCTTGAAAAACACCTCCCTGCTCGAAACCGTGGCCGGCCCCAACAGTTGGAACCTGCCGCTGGCCTGGCAAATCGGCAAGAAAGGCGAGCGCCTGCCAGCGGTCTTCGCGCCGTTCACTTTCTTAACGACGGGCGTGAAGTTACAAGAGCCAATCCCATGTGTGCAGACGACGCTCGGGCCCTCCGGCGAGACCCTGGCCTTGCCGTGGCTCGGGCCGTTTGACAAATGGCTGATCGCCTGA
- the cas3 gene encoding CRISPR-associated helicase Cas3', translating into MNFWILPESEEPLAKPHQTYRRHVQAVLEAHLELWPQTRDYWSHLGTLLIAQRLFNGNLTVFLQRVDAGLRLACATHDLGKLNQGFHLYMCAERDKAAGKKVTINRDWHFRHELLSLPFTVILAQLLSKELAPLPYDLPWEAVAVMGHHKRLDNTLFERERTRLFKPAFAMLQPAQLQNKAWDWVSVYLTDDMKSCRDLPLKFWQEGAQLVQSGGAGRFVEQKDRLRESLQNCNSPEARFLLRWFGASFKAHLQICDWWASAQRREIYGLGKLPASPIQPQEEPQNWLREKLETVKNSAAAGAPVIISWRHFQQQVAALGDYAYCVAPTGSGKTEAALLWALNRMRAHPHLSKILYLLPTTTTANAIHQRLSDLFGTALVGLAHSKAKLLREDREGESEEDNGEVRQNVLSEAAFFPPITVATLDQLLLAGLHGKYWVFRNHALAQSAVILDELHAFDPYTLGLLGAFAPQLRLLHVPVLALSATFPQPLRRLFESWFPATQQVQDHSLLAEARGQWQFHRDTDFADQSYLRKIARRMRGERFLLVRNTVRGAQETFDQLRELDAPVRLLHSAFMQKDRREIEKAIFEAEKSGSKTSLVATQIVEVSLDIDYDHLVSELCPPDALVQRAGRCNRARRKKNATITVLAADEVSHKVYQEKFGIDKILDRSAETLARRLQTPAALTEQDLLDWVNEVYAATDLPSQPQYQEAERDFKQQQHRLGYVLDHGTDDEKLETRWIKEERVPVIPQKIWYGFSQKEQREFFASPLKRAMYSVEIPFWRRKLLHGQGSAMPLEFEGKKLEFFYWVDLPYDEERGLQLPKPAHENLKHTEIF; encoded by the coding sequence ATGAATTTCTGGATTCTCCCCGAAAGCGAGGAACCCCTCGCCAAGCCGCACCAAACCTACCGCCGGCACGTGCAGGCCGTGCTGGAGGCACACCTCGAACTGTGGCCGCAGACACGGGATTATTGGTCACACCTCGGCACCTTGCTGATCGCACAGCGTCTGTTCAACGGCAACTTGACGGTGTTCCTGCAACGCGTGGATGCCGGCCTGCGACTCGCCTGCGCCACGCACGACCTCGGCAAGCTCAATCAAGGCTTTCACCTTTACATGTGTGCCGAACGCGATAAAGCAGCCGGCAAAAAAGTGACAATCAATCGGGATTGGCATTTTCGCCACGAGCTGTTGAGTCTGCCCTTCACCGTAATCCTGGCGCAACTTCTCTCGAAAGAACTGGCACCGTTGCCTTATGATTTGCCCTGGGAAGCCGTGGCGGTAATGGGCCATCACAAACGGCTGGACAACACCTTGTTTGAGCGCGAACGCACGCGCTTGTTCAAACCGGCGTTCGCCATGTTGCAGCCGGCGCAATTGCAGAACAAGGCGTGGGATTGGGTTAGCGTTTATCTCACCGACGACATGAAATCGTGTCGCGATTTGCCGCTCAAATTTTGGCAGGAAGGCGCGCAACTGGTGCAAAGCGGCGGCGCCGGAAGATTTGTCGAGCAAAAAGACCGGCTGCGCGAAAGTCTGCAAAACTGCAATTCACCCGAAGCGCGTTTTCTGCTGCGCTGGTTCGGCGCCAGTTTCAAAGCGCATTTGCAAATTTGCGACTGGTGGGCCTCGGCGCAACGCCGCGAAATTTACGGCCTCGGCAAGCTGCCCGCCTCGCCGATTCAACCGCAGGAAGAACCGCAAAACTGGCTCAGGGAAAAACTCGAAACCGTCAAAAACAGTGCGGCTGCCGGCGCTCCCGTCATCATCTCCTGGCGCCACTTTCAGCAACAGGTGGCGGCTTTGGGCGATTACGCTTATTGTGTTGCCCCCACCGGCAGCGGCAAAACCGAAGCCGCACTACTCTGGGCGCTCAATCGCATGCGGGCGCATCCCCACCTCTCAAAAATTCTCTACCTGCTGCCCACGACCACCACGGCCAACGCCATCCACCAACGTTTGAGCGATCTTTTTGGAACGGCGCTCGTCGGGTTGGCCCACAGCAAAGCCAAGTTGTTGCGCGAAGATCGTGAAGGCGAGTCCGAAGAAGATAATGGCGAAGTGCGTCAAAATGTGTTGTCCGAAGCCGCATTCTTTCCACCCATCACGGTTGCGACTTTGGATCAACTGCTGCTCGCCGGCTTGCACGGCAAATATTGGGTGTTTCGCAATCATGCGCTGGCACAGTCGGCGGTGATTTTGGATGAGCTGCACGCCTTCGATCCGTACACGCTCGGCTTGCTCGGCGCCTTTGCGCCGCAACTGCGCTTGCTGCACGTGCCGGTGCTGGCGCTCTCGGCAACGTTTCCGCAACCGCTGCGCCGGCTTTTTGAAAGCTGGTTTCCGGCAACGCAGCAGGTGCAAGACCACAGCCTGCTCGCCGAAGCGCGTGGCCAGTGGCAGTTTCATCGTGACACCGATTTTGCCGATCAATCCTATCTGCGCAAAATCGCGCGCCGCATGCGGGGCGAGCGCTTTCTCCTCGTGCGCAACACCGTCCGTGGCGCGCAGGAAACTTTTGACCAATTGCGTGAGCTTGACGCGCCGGTGCGTCTGCTGCACTCCGCCTTCATGCAGAAAGATCGCCGCGAGATTGAAAAGGCCATTTTTGAAGCGGAAAAGAGCGGCAGCAAAACCAGCCTCGTCGCCACCCAAATCGTCGAAGTCAGCCTCGACATCGACTACGATCACCTCGTCAGCGAGCTCTGCCCGCCGGATGCCCTGGTGCAGCGCGCCGGCCGCTGCAATCGCGCCCGCCGAAAGAAAAATGCCACCATCACGGTGCTGGCCGCCGACGAAGTTTCGCACAAGGTCTATCAGGAAAAATTCGGCATCGACAAAATTCTCGACCGCTCCGCCGAAACCCTGGCCCGCCGCCTGCAGACGCCCGCCGCACTGACAGAGCAAGATTTGCTGGACTGGGTCAATGAAGTTTATGCCGCCACCGACCTCCCGTCCCAACCGCAATATCAGGAAGCCGAACGCGACTTTAAGCAGCAACAACACCGGCTGGGCTACGTGCTCGACCACGGCACCGACGACGAAAAACTCGAAACCCGCTGGATCAAGGAAGAGCGTGTGCCAGTCATTCCTCAGAAAATCTGGTACGGCTTCAGCCAAAAAGAGCAGCGCGAATTTTTCGCGAGCCCCCTCAAGCGCGCCATGTACAGCGTCGAGATTCCCTTTTGGCGCCGCAAGCTCCTGCACGGCCAGGGCAGCGCCATGCCGCTGGAGTTCGAAGGCAAAAAACTGGAATTTTTCTACTGGGTCGATTTGCCCTACGACGAAGAGAGGGGATTGCAACTGCCCAAACCGGCCCACGAAAATCTCAAACACACGGAGATTTTTTGA